The proteins below come from a single Takifugu flavidus isolate HTHZ2018 chromosome 6, ASM371156v2, whole genome shotgun sequence genomic window:
- the LOC130527120 gene encoding uncharacterized protein LOC130527120 isoform X3 gives MTRSTLIKLLLLMILAFIICLPEFFTLYRALKVKLTCLPYRPCGGGNEVAGSGDPQDSNRRTETCDPSQTQEREKWEQLCTKMDPERASSAGTTDQEHSWFRCETNMDLTELHTNSSPSALQLEVSMELQFKDVESLNLTLWGLRNHDSLHLHPPKEEDEDKGWNVEEGGEVKAFYCCCPAPVSSESTTQSHCLLWLPNQTALRGAAHHQLPLADKEEWCSAVRVLWLVLLCVVLLVIFTTIIRQICVCKKPKICPVGENITGTHLNDETETLLDGNNEQSFTANLHHRCHHTFPLDGRKTDRCERQMFH, from the exons ATGACAAGATCGACACTAATTAAACTCTTACTCCTCATGATCTTGGCCTTCATCATCTGCCTCCCAGAATTCTTCACACTGTACCGAG cACTGAAGGTTAAACTCACCTGTTTGCCCTATCGTCCCTGCGGAGGAGGAAACGAGGTTGCCGGAAGTGGGGACCCCCAGGATTCTAATAGGAGAACGGAAACATGCGACCCTTCACAGACTCAGGAACGTGAGAAATGGGAACAACTTTGCACCAAGATGGATCCCGAGAGGGCGTCCAGCGCTGGCACCACAGACCAGGAACACAGCTGGTTCAGGTGTGAAACCAACATGGACCTGACGGAGCTCCACACAAACAGCTCACCCTCAG ctttACAGCTGGAGGTGTCCATGGAGCTTCAGTTCAAGGATGTAGAGTCCTTGAATCTCACTCTCTGGGGCCTCAGGAACCACGACTCCTTACACCTGCACCCCCCtaaggaggaggatgaagacaagGGCTGGAAtgtggaggaaggtggagaaGTGAAGGCTTTTTATTGCTGCTGTCCTGCGCCAGTGTCTTCTGAGTCCACCACAcaaagccactgtcttctttggCTGCCCAATCAGACGGCGTTGAGAGGGGCCGCGCACCATCAACTTCCTCTGGCAGACAAAG AAGAGTGGTGCTCTGCTGTCAGAGTGCTCTGGCTGGTTCTGCTGtgcgtggtgctgctggttaTATTCACCACTATAATTCGACAAATTTGCGTGTGCA AAAAGCCAAAGATTTGTCCTGTGGGTGAAAACATCACTGGCACACACCTGAACG ATGAAACAGAAACTCTGCTGGACGGAAACAATGAACAAAGTTTTACAG CAAATCTGCACCATCGCTGCCATCACACCTTCCCCCTCGAtggcagaaagacagacagatgtgaaaGACAGATGTTCCACTGA
- the LOC130527120 gene encoding uncharacterized protein LOC130527120 isoform X2, protein MTRSTLIKLLLLMILAFIICLPEFFTLYRALKVKLTCLPYRPCGGGNEVAGSGDPQDSNRRTETCDPSQTQEREKWEQLCTKMDPERASSAGTTDQEHSWFRCETNMDLTELHTNSSPSALQLEVSMELQFKDVESLNLTLWGLRNHDSLHLHPPKEEDEDKGWNVEEGGEVKAFYCCCPAPVSSESTTQSHCLLWLPNQTALRGAAHHQLPLADKEEWCSAVRVLWLVLLCVVLLVIFTTIIRQICVCKKPKICPVGENITGTHLNELSPIHEVPSQDETETLLDGNNEQSFTANLHHRCHHTFPLDGRKTDRCERQMFH, encoded by the exons ATGACAAGATCGACACTAATTAAACTCTTACTCCTCATGATCTTGGCCTTCATCATCTGCCTCCCAGAATTCTTCACACTGTACCGAG cACTGAAGGTTAAACTCACCTGTTTGCCCTATCGTCCCTGCGGAGGAGGAAACGAGGTTGCCGGAAGTGGGGACCCCCAGGATTCTAATAGGAGAACGGAAACATGCGACCCTTCACAGACTCAGGAACGTGAGAAATGGGAACAACTTTGCACCAAGATGGATCCCGAGAGGGCGTCCAGCGCTGGCACCACAGACCAGGAACACAGCTGGTTCAGGTGTGAAACCAACATGGACCTGACGGAGCTCCACACAAACAGCTCACCCTCAG ctttACAGCTGGAGGTGTCCATGGAGCTTCAGTTCAAGGATGTAGAGTCCTTGAATCTCACTCTCTGGGGCCTCAGGAACCACGACTCCTTACACCTGCACCCCCCtaaggaggaggatgaagacaagGGCTGGAAtgtggaggaaggtggagaaGTGAAGGCTTTTTATTGCTGCTGTCCTGCGCCAGTGTCTTCTGAGTCCACCACAcaaagccactgtcttctttggCTGCCCAATCAGACGGCGTTGAGAGGGGCCGCGCACCATCAACTTCCTCTGGCAGACAAAG AAGAGTGGTGCTCTGCTGTCAGAGTGCTCTGGCTGGTTCTGCTGtgcgtggtgctgctggttaTATTCACCACTATAATTCGACAAATTTGCGTGTGCA AAAAGCCAAAGATTTGTCCTGTGGGTGAAAACATCACTGGCACACACCTGAACG AACTGTCACCAATTCATGAAGTACCCAGTCAAG ATGAAACAGAAACTCTGCTGGACGGAAACAATGAACAAAGTTTTACAG CAAATCTGCACCATCGCTGCCATCACACCTTCCCCCTCGAtggcagaaagacagacagatgtgaaaGACAGATGTTCCACTGA
- the LOC130527120 gene encoding uncharacterized protein LOC130527120 isoform X1 — protein sequence MTRSTLIKLLLLMILAFIICLPEFFTLYRALKVKLTCLPYRPCGGGNEVAGSGDPQDSNRRTETCDPSQTQEREKWEQLCTKMDPERASSAGTTDQEHSWFRCETNMDLTELHTNSSPSALQLEVSMELQFKDVESLNLTLWGLRNHDSLHLHPPKEEDEDKGWNVEEGGEVKAFYCCCPAPVSSESTTQSHCLLWLPNQTALRGAAHHQLPLADKEEWCSAVRVLWLVLLCVVLLVIFTTIIRQICVCKKPKICPVGENITGTHLNGTSHHVNRTLDWSELSPIHEVPSQDETETLLDGNNEQSFTANLHHRCHHTFPLDGRKTDRCERQMFH from the exons ATGACAAGATCGACACTAATTAAACTCTTACTCCTCATGATCTTGGCCTTCATCATCTGCCTCCCAGAATTCTTCACACTGTACCGAG cACTGAAGGTTAAACTCACCTGTTTGCCCTATCGTCCCTGCGGAGGAGGAAACGAGGTTGCCGGAAGTGGGGACCCCCAGGATTCTAATAGGAGAACGGAAACATGCGACCCTTCACAGACTCAGGAACGTGAGAAATGGGAACAACTTTGCACCAAGATGGATCCCGAGAGGGCGTCCAGCGCTGGCACCACAGACCAGGAACACAGCTGGTTCAGGTGTGAAACCAACATGGACCTGACGGAGCTCCACACAAACAGCTCACCCTCAG ctttACAGCTGGAGGTGTCCATGGAGCTTCAGTTCAAGGATGTAGAGTCCTTGAATCTCACTCTCTGGGGCCTCAGGAACCACGACTCCTTACACCTGCACCCCCCtaaggaggaggatgaagacaagGGCTGGAAtgtggaggaaggtggagaaGTGAAGGCTTTTTATTGCTGCTGTCCTGCGCCAGTGTCTTCTGAGTCCACCACAcaaagccactgtcttctttggCTGCCCAATCAGACGGCGTTGAGAGGGGCCGCGCACCATCAACTTCCTCTGGCAGACAAAG AAGAGTGGTGCTCTGCTGTCAGAGTGCTCTGGCTGGTTCTGCTGtgcgtggtgctgctggttaTATTCACCACTATAATTCGACAAATTTGCGTGTGCA AAAAGCCAAAGATTTGTCCTGTGGGTGAAAACATCACTGGCACACACCTGAACG GGACATCTCACCATGTTAACAGGACACTGGATTGGTCAG AACTGTCACCAATTCATGAAGTACCCAGTCAAG ATGAAACAGAAACTCTGCTGGACGGAAACAATGAACAAAGTTTTACAG CAAATCTGCACCATCGCTGCCATCACACCTTCCCCCTCGAtggcagaaagacagacagatgtgaaaGACAGATGTTCCACTGA
- the fam114a1 gene encoding protein NOXP20 — MKQLPELKPQQKMSMSQAVSPDMEPSPDLSSPPADLSSPPAGPPHKDAGSCQVAPAAASSPESLIEDMSTVDTCISNAAEVTKQTEIETPAEGQVIECDQPVNLEPETTEDPEIPPQHDKGWAGWSSWGKSLLSSATSTMGQSLTSVKTKAGEALRLHRTSVGEEALEEEEEQEGAERRREGGGENGDPDVSACEESSLRAAAPGRGVFSTLTHAVQNTGKSVISGGLDALEFIGKKTMTVLAESDPGFKKTKTLMQKTASLSQMLKEAKEKERARLGNQPISAPTAHYGILFDDYQGLSHLEALEILSNESEVKVQAYLSSLVDEELEEMKKELIFIKNIFIKQEQEEEKMGDAEDGIEEEGGGGQEKDKADGEEFVSILTELLFDLHVAATPDKLNKARVKAHDWVREVEQVPPGETVDRDTEGEASPCGNEEKREDGEPQGVKTEILEGGDRKDADGRSVEGVYLSSVGSLAEVTARSIEQLHKVAELILHGQDLEKPARDQADILSRLTCAMCAEVECLAKKFCDALLLVGGQRKAEEVNPLVDSVLLEGSNSTNYIQNAFQLVLPILQFSHIQNQRSTEPATHLQQ, encoded by the exons ATGAAACAGCTGCCGGAGCTCAAACCACAGCAAAAG ATGAGCATGTCCCAGGCTGTGTCCCCTGACATGGAGCCTTCTCCTGACCTCTCCTCACCACCTGCTGACCTCTCCTCACCACCTGCTGGCCCCCCTCACAAGGACGCCGGCTCCTGTCAGgtggccccagcagcagcctcatctCCAGAGAGTCTCATAGAGGACATGTCCACAGTGGACACCTGCATCAGCAACGCTGCTGAGGTGACCAAGCAGACAGAAATAGAGACTCCTGCTGAGGGCCAGGTGATTGAATGTGACCAACCAGTGAACCTTGAGCCTGAGACTACTGAAGACCCGGAG ATCCCTCCACAGCACGATAAAGGTTGGGCAGGTTGGAGTTCGTGGGGAAAGTCTCTCCTGAGCAGCGCCACCTCCACCATGG GACAGAGCCTGACCTCGGTGAAGACGAAGGCAGGAGAAGCCCTGCGTCTCCACAGGACATCGGTGGGTGAGGAggcactggaggaggaggaagagcaggagggagcagagcggaggagagaaggaggaggtgaaaatggAGACCCGGATGTCTCAGCATGTGAGGAGTCCTCGCTGAGGGCTGCAGCCCCTGGCAGAGGGGTTTTCtctacactcacacatgctgtACAGAACACg GGTAAGTCTGTCATCAGCGGAGGTCTGGATGCTCTGGAGTTCATTGGAAAGAAGACCATGACAGTTCTTGCTGAGAGTGACCCAGGTTtcaaaaagaccaaaactcTGATGCAGAAGACGGCATCACTGAGTCAG ATGTTGAAGGAAGCCAAAGAGAAAGAGCGAGCCCGTTTGGGAAACCAGCCCATCAGCGCCCCCACGGCTCACTACGGGATTCTGTTTGATGACTACCAGGGTTTGTCCCACCTGGAGGCTCTGGAGATCCTGTCCAATGAGAGTGAAGTGAAG GTCCAAGCGTACTTGTCCTCACTGGTGgacgaggagctggaggagatgaagaaggagctgatATTTATCAAGAACATCTTCATCAAgcaagagcaggaggaagagaagatgggagatgctgaagatggaatagaagaagaaggaggaggaggacaagaaaaggATAAAG CCGATGGTGAGGAGTTTGTGAGCATTCTGACTGAGCTGCTGTTTGACCTTCATGTTGCTGCAACACCAGACAAACTTAACAAG GCTCGGGTGAAGGCCCATGATTGGGTGAGGGAGGTGGAACAGGTGCCTCCTGGGGAGACAGTTGACAGGGACACAGAAGGAGAAGCCTCACCTTGtggaaatgaggagaaaagggaAGACGGAGAGCCACAGGGGGTAAAAACCGAGATCCTGGAAGGTGGAGACAGAAAGGACGCAGATGGCAGATCTGTAGAG GGTGTCTATTTGTCATCAGTCGGCAGCCTGGCTGAAGTGACTGCTCGCAGCATCGAGCAGCTCCACAAGGTGGCAGAACTGATCCTCCatggacaagacctggagaaaCCAGCCAGAGACCAGGCAGACATtctttccag ATTGACATGTGCCATGTGTGCAGAGGTGGAATGTTTGGCCAAGAAGTTCTGTGACGCTCTCTTGCTTGTTggg GGCCAGAGGAAAGCAGAGGAGGTGAATCCACTAGTGGACAGTGTGCTGCTTGAG GGATCAAACAGCACCAACTACATCCAGAACGCATTTCAGCTGGTGCTGCCCATCCTGCAGTTTTCACACATCCAGAATCAGAGGAGCACAGAACCAGCAACTCACTTGCAACAATAA
- the klf3 gene encoding Krueppel-like factor 3, with the protein MLIYDYPLKTDMETSFYSSLVKTPEPYGVIFSHPAHLYHPTHMQAFAHTTSSLSHTQVEPVDLSVSKRSSSSNSSSSSPPCSAASSPASSRSSPPSPYSSAGHASPRRSPLQSQLRSSPSHALSPPTPSIPYPTMVGPLIGSGSGVIQSSGVMVSPVMVPLSVLYPSPLHLHQPIMVSPPVSGDDDHHRNREHRKVHATKHLELQGDAHDLHKTIKTEPRPERGSDISGSLEMKTSVIRIPQEYGGNNPSVIVHSGTQHPIPAESPDTLKKRRIHRCDFSGCNKVYTKSSHLKAHRRTHTGEKPYKCMWEGCTWKFARSDELTRHFRKHTGVKPFQCPDCERSFSRSDHLALHKKRHLLV; encoded by the exons ATGCTGATATATGATTACCCTCTGAAGACAGACATGGAGACG TCTTTCTACTCTTCGTTAGTGAAAACCCCGGAGCCGTACGGAGTGATATTCTCCCACCCTGCACACCTCTACCATCCCACGCACATGCAGGCCTTCGcccacaccaccagcagcctctcacacacccaGGTGGAACCAGTGGACCTTTCTGTCAGCaagcgttcctcctcctccaactcctcttcttcctcccctccctgttcCGCGGCTTCCTCCCCGGCCTCCTCGCGCAGCTCCCCACCTTCCCCTTACAGCTCTGCGGGCCACGCCTCCCCTCGCCGCTCCCCTCTGCAGTCCCAGCTGCGGTCCTCACCCTCCCATGCTCTCTCGCCACCCACTCCCTCAATTCCATATCCGACCATGGTGGGTCCTCTGATTGGCTCGGGCTCAGGGGTCATCCAGAGCTCCGGGGTGATGGTGTCACCGGTCATGGTCCCTCTGTCCGTCCTCTACCCTTCacctcttcatctccatcagccaATAATGGTTAGCCCGCCTGTTAGCGGTGACGACGACCATCATCGGAACAGGGAGCACAGGAAAG TTCACGCTACAAAGCATTTGGAACTACAAGGGGACGCCCACGACCTCCATAAGACAATCAAAACAGAACCACGCCCCGAGCGCGGCAGTGACATCAGCGGCAGCCTCGAAATGAAAACATCAGTCATCAGAATACCACAGGAATATGG GGGCAATAACCCATCGGTAATAGTTCACTCGGGCACGCAGCATCCCATCCCTGCTGAGTCTCCCGACACGCTGAAAAAGAGGCGAATCCACCGATGTGACTTTTCCGGCTGCAACAAGGTGTACACCAAGAGCTCCCACCTGAAGGCTCACCGCAGGACACACACTG GTGAGAAACCTTATAAGTGCATGTGGGAAGGCTGCACCTGGAAGTTCGCCCGTTCAGATGAGCTGACGAGACACTTCCGTAAACACACGGGAGTCAAACCGTTCCAGTGCCCCGACTGTGAGCGCAGCTTCTCCCGTTCTGACCACCTGGCGCTGCACAAGAAGCGCCACCTCCTGGTGTGA